The window GGCGGCGAGCTTGAGCTTGCCGGTCCGCGCGAAGCTGCAGTCGATGTTCTCCTCGGCGACGAGGCGCTCCACCGTGTCCACGGCGGCGTCGAAGGCCCTGTACAGCGCCACGGCCCTGTCGAAGCCGAAGCGCGCCTCCATGGCCGTGAAGTCCTGCGAGAAGCCGTTGTTGCACTGCCCGCCGTTGCGGCCCGAGGCGCCCGCGCCGACGTGGGCGGATTCCAGCACCGCCACGCTCGCGCCGCGCCGCGCCAGCGCGAGGGCCGCCGACAGCCCCGTGAAGCCGCCCCCCACCACCGCGACGTCGACCTTGCCGCCGACCGGGCCGGGAGCGCTCCCCGCGAAGGCCGGGGCGGTGTCGTGCCAGTAGGATGCGAGCTTCACGGGACGCCCTTCCGCCTCAAAGCCCGACGCAGGCCGCGAGGCCGCCGATGTCCGGGATCTCGTGGGTGAAATAGGCGGGGTTGCGGGGCTCGTGGCCGCGCGCCACCCAGACGCGGGCGCCGAAGTGGAGGTCGAAGGCCGACATCTGGTCGTAGCGGAAGCTCGACGAGACGTGCATCATCTCCTCCGGCTTCGCCCCGAGCTGGTCCAGCATGTATTCGAAGGCCTGGAACCGCGGCTTGTAGGCCTGCGCCTGCTCGGCCGTGTAGACGCGGTGGAAGGGCGCACCGAGCTTCCCGACGTTGCTGTGGATCTGCGCGTTCGACGCGTTGGACAGGATCACCAGCGGGATCCGGTCCGCGACCTTCGACAGGCCGGCCGGGACGTCGGCGTGGGGACCCCAGGT is drawn from Lichenibacterium dinghuense and contains these coding sequences:
- a CDS encoding haloacid dehalogenase type II, which gives rise to MTSSFRPKYISFDCYGTLTRFRMGEMAQELCGDRVPADRMPAFVKDFSAYRLDEILGAWKPYAEVIGNALRRTCALHGVPHREDDGRAIYEAVPTWGPHADVPAGLSKVADRIPLVILSNASNAQIHSNVGKLGAPFHRVYTAEQAQAYKPRFQAFEYMLDQLGAKPEEMMHVSSSFRYDQMSAFDLHFGARVWVARGHEPRNPAYFTHEIPDIGGLAACVGL